The DNA window AAtagcaaaactaaaattttaaaaggttgaatCGCCCATTCAAAATTGTTTATAAATCACATAAAGCTCTGTACATTCTTTTTAGGAGCaatctatctattactatatataaaacatatataatatttaatcatattttttaaaagcagaatatataaaagttacctcaaatttaaaatattgaaaattttatttaaattattataaaatatattaattcttagtcaATAAATCTAATTGATTGACGAATACAAAatatctgtcactttttttttatctaaattgtcCTCAAATAGTACGtatcaaatttcactttttatatgcATGTCATATCTTCTAATAACCGTCGCccacataatatcatattttatcacaaataatattcgcatatcttaatttttttttctcacacaTAATATCCACCACCTAtataatatccaatcacataatacattccgcatatataatattaaattattttttttaaagcaaaatatataaaagttatctcaaatttacctactaatatttaaaattttggatatcttatttaaattattataaaaaatattaacatatataatatttaatcatatttttttaaaggtgaatatataaaagttatctcaaatttacctactaatatttaaaatattaaatattttttaaaattattataaaatatattgattCTTAATTATTAGATCTAATCTAATGATTGACGAATACAAAATATTtgtcacttttttttatctaaattgccctcaaatataaatataaaaattatctatctgatataatataaacaaaaattagtaggcacatatataatataaaatgaattattttataagtagCATTTATAGTATAATGttcattttaatttgtattttggtcatttagtatttttttctgtaaaacttATTGCAACAAAAAGCTGAGTTGCACATTGTGGAGAAAGTTTGCTGAAGAACTTTATACTTATAAACAAGTAGGGGATGAAGGCCCTGTCATAATTATAATGCAATGGTGGAAGATAAAAGACTTTGCAGGTATctcatttattcaaattttggatattatttatattcttagtaattatattaattattatatatctgtGGGCAACATAGGTACACGTAGTATATCAAATTCTCTTTATGCAACCAAGATGATAACTTatgtttgccacgtgtcaagctcaaatataaattttttattttagaaaaaaaaattagatttttttaaaaaataatatcttttattatatagaaaatctacgtattaagctcaaattttctattttagggaaTATTTCAAAGTTACCTATAATTATATTGTGCGGATATTACTACTTGAAGGAATATGACTACTTTggggaaaataaaattaaattttttaagaaaatagtatcttttacaatattattaaaaatcacatataattgatgaaggagattttatttcaaagtcacctataattatgttgagatatttgagaaattcacgcgaaagaattggcgggtgcggatattactgctttaggaaaaataatctacgtgtcaaatttaaatatagatattttactttaggaaaagtaaaattagattttttaagaaaataatactttaggaaaaataaaattagattttttttaaggaaataatACTTTATGGaaaacaaaattagatttttaagaaaataatatcttttactatattattaaaaatcacctataatgaatgaaattttatacatagggaaaataaaattagatttttttaagaaaataatatcttttactacaTAGAAAATCTACATGTTAAACTCAAATACAGATTTTctactttaggaaaaataaaattaaatttttaaagaaaataatatcttttactatattattaaaaattacctgtaatgaaggaaattttatttcaaagtcacctataattatattgagatatttaagaaattcacggatattacgttgcgaaagaattggcgggtacAGATATTACGcatgagaaggaaaatatttatctttattcggaaataaattactacttagttaattatttaaaattattagttgaaaattactggatataaaaatattagtaaaaaacgATAGAGACAATTTCCtaacgtggctttctatatgtttTCCACGTGTCATCGTCtctattctatttactataATGATAGGTggagtaataaaatatttgagaaattcataGATATTACGTTGTGAAAGAATTGActggtgcggatattacgcgtgagaagaaaaatatttgagaaacgcgtagatagaaaatatgatttaaatGCGAGAGTAATATTGTCACAAAAATtaacagatatttttattttcaatcattagataagatctaatggtaaaaaaattaatatcttttgctatattattaaaaatcacctataatgaaggagattttatttcaaaatcatctataattatgttgagatattttcaaaattcacggatattatgtGGCAAAAAAATTGGCCGGTGCAGATATTATgcatgagaagaaaaatatttatctttatttgggaataaattactacttagttaattatttgaaatgattggttgaaaatttctggacataaaaatattagtaaaaaatgatagagacatttttggaaagagaaaaaattaaaaattcacgCTTTTCTAAAGAactaatatcttttactatattattaaaaatcacatataatgaaggaaattttatttcaaagtcattgagatatttgagaaatttatggatattatgttgcgaaagaattggcggtgcggatattacgcgtgagaagaaaaatatttatttttatttgggaataaattattacttatttaattatttgaaatgattggttgaaaatttctggacataaaaatattagtacaaAAAGGATAGaaatatttttggaaagagaaaaaaatttaaaattcacatcactcctgtaatttttttcgctcttaaatattgatgctttaaaatagaacatattatttccctgttacttctgtaattttcatttcgtaatttttttccctactgtcactcctgtaacttttcatcttcatgcaacaaagttttttctttatattttttggaaaatcaacatctatatatttttgaatcttaaaagtgACAGTAGAAACATAATATATGTGTGCTTACTCTAATGTGTgtcaaatattaaagtttagttgatctcattatatgcttaaatattaatgtcatttgtaatttttcatatcaattttagttattattttatttcgcacatcaatatgtaaatgtaaattgttttgtacaccaattcatagataatagagcaggattgaattttgcattttagttgaatatttattttggtccaaatttttttttctctagcttgtgtaacttaatatgtactataattaagattgatagtatatttttttatttattaaaaaatataaaattaattagaaattttttttattatcatcacataataatttttattattctatattattatattagccgtgcatcgcacgggtgaaaatctagttgcttatatatttctggaaagtttccgactttctgatttatcacttttagaagactaatattaaaattaatcttttaatgtttcaagttatttcaaatataccctatAGTTAAATTTCTATTAGTACACGGTTAGTAACAGCcgttatctctataaagtaattattttatcatttcaaatataatcttctatcatcaccaacttttttcatttgtccttaagttagggacaaaataagtactttattttttaatcttttcaaatatattcttttatcatcacagacttttcttatttgccattAAATTAAGggcgaaaaaatattttaatttttttaaaactctgATAAATAtgtaactcacgtttaactcgagataacttaacgggtggtaactgcGGAGGTATATTTGAATTACGgaagaacatatgaggggtatatttgaaaaaaaagagaggataaattagatatttttgaagttttgaagagTATATGGGCAATTatccttttttataaaaaatctcACTGTATTGGCAACTATTGGGATTACAGAGGGATTGTGttatgtgcggtgagaaagtgcAATAGGAAAATATCATtattgttttcgtacgtaatattatgtttcgcatattacaatatattttctactaGTGTCGTATGAATCTCAATACTAAAATAAGCCTTAGTACACTCCATACCATAGGCCTTGCCGAGCTATTTTTGGCACAATAAAAGAGTTCAAAGAATTTAGCAACGACTTTTCAACCCGGCTAAAGGGTATTCCCGTAATTTGACGGTGTATGGATTCTCGCGCTCAGTCGAGCTACGATAAAAGCACACCAATCTCCTCTCGCTTCTCCATCCCCTCCTCTTCTACTCTGTTGAGCTGCGAATATATGCAGCTCTTCTCTGTTATCCCATCATCTTATCATCCAACTCACTCTATATAAACCCTTTTTCTAATTTCATTCAACAAGCTAGTTAATTTcattgctctatatatatatatacatatatatatcgatatatatatatatagagagagagagagttagcaCAATGACCACTGATTCTTTGGCTTTAGACCATGTTCTAGGGGACGTATTGGAGCCATTTCGTAGGACGGTTTCTCTTAGGATCTCCTACAGTAACAGGACAATGGTTAATGGCATGGACCTTCGACCGTCGGCCGTCGCGatcaaacctagggttgagATCGGCGGCGCCGGCTTCCGAGTGTCTTACACACTAGTGAGTTTATCTTACAGAATCCATTTTGGTACAATCAAGTATAAAATTAATACTATCACACCGTTatctaacagcttaaacttttaaagtCGCCAGTTATTTCGCACATTTGATCTTACTACTTCTTGTGGGCGAAAAAATAGAGAATGGAGGAAGGTAGGAAGATGGGAGGAGTGGGGAGGATGAAAGGAAGGGGAAACATGAGAgacagagagacagagagacagAGAGGCTACCAAGAGAAGATTGGGTCTACTGGGATGCCCACAGTGAGATTTTAGATTGGTGGGAAgcgactatctaattttttaaaaaaattaatttcactaactgtttttatttttttattttagttgtttaTTAGTTGCAAGAAATTATTGCGCGGCATCCGGTGCATTCATACATTCCAACACTGCATCTTTATTTGTCAACCTTTAAAAACTTTAGATTGTTCGGACGcgactatctaatttttaaaaattttaattctactaactattttttatttttcttattttagttgTTTATTAGTTGCAAGAAATTATTGCGTGCATGTATCCAGTGTATTAATATATTCGAACACTGCACCTATTTTTGGTCACTCATCACATTTGATAGTTTATCGCTGCCGtccaataaattataatttttttacttgacGAAAATTAAGATGCATTTATTTACCTAAAATTAAACTCAAGTATGGTGTAAGGAATATTTGAATTCACCTGGTGCAAACAGCTATTTGTAAAAGCAGCTAAATCAAGTTATTTAAAAACTCAGGCAataaaagtcaaaaattttaagAGTTGGATAGTTATTCCCGAACGACCTAAAATTTAAgtcatttttatataatttcatctATTTTTTAAGTTCTGTTCTTTTCTcagttttgtattttatttttttatttttttgggtccTGTTTTTAACCTCATTTTGCGCCCCATCCCCTACCTCGAACACCCCGGCCGTTCTTCTTCTTGGaacctttttaatttattttgctaCATCCAGTGAGGATTCTTGAACTTTGTTGATGTTGATGAATCTTTTGGATGCTTACTTTTCGAGCCGCTGCAGAGATGCCCCAGGtcctatctttctttctttggctTTGCtttgctttccttttcttttccacaaccccccccatctctctctctctctctctctctctcctgggCCTAGTactcttttctcctcttttttcggTCCGCTCCTCTGCTTTCTTTACCGCAGGAAAGACCATTGGAAAACCATATGTATCGTCCGTCATGCATTACTAATACAGTagcatgaaaaataaaaaaattaaatcataaaaaaaatgcaaaatgcaaaaaaatttatatggttCGATAATTATCTATTATGTATGCGAAGAAAATAAATGTACGCATTTACATCttatatgttcttttttttatcataattaagaaggctaaattagaaaaatataaaaaatatctgatcaaattttttatgCCGTTGCTTTGAAATATCTGGACTGTCAAATAAATGGTTGAGCACCTTCACTCCGCTGCGGACTTTGATCTCCATTCTGCATGCGAGGCCGCCTCTCTCTTACCTTCGTACGGCCACACAACGCCCTGTATTAATTAGCCTGacctaccgaccgtccctaaagcaagtagcaaaggatttggtggttggcatccgagacccaagttcgaatcctaattgattcatatttccagctaagtttatttctaaatgaaataaacgaagcagggtAGCGTActacatatctctcaaaaaaaaaaaaaaaaattagggccTGACGTGATGCTATATTCATTTGGCCGCAGGCACACGTTTCATGGTACCTGCTCTATGAGTAATTATTACATATTGATATTACTAGGGATATATAAGCAAAGTAGTCCGACTattaacatatttttttgtaaaatcacCAACCAACTTATAGTTTATAATTGTTTTATTATTAGATGTTTTTTGTCATCATTTTTATCTATTCAAATGGATAATACTATTCAACGTAACTATCTACTCAATTAAAAAATTGCACTATCGTTCCAAACTGTGCCATTCTTATAATCAATGGGATTGAGAAGTCCAGTAAGCAAGTTAAAAACTCACATGTAGTATAGGTATATAAGTAGTATAGTAGCTATATCATATACATTATAGgctatatataatgataaaaatTGCATTAGTTTGGAGACCAGTTAAAGTCGACCAGTGTTAATTATACTCGTGCTCTTAACTCTTTACCTTATGAAGATAAAGTTCTAGTTCAGTAATCAGTAACGTACTTTCTACCAATAGAAATCTACTTGATATTCTATTTAATTATCTTATAGACCGAATTTACATGCATAATAACAAAAGAGggcaatttttttaaacactTTCTCTCCGTTCTCACCTTTGCATCTTCTCTCATCGCTGCCCCTTTACCAACTCCTTCCCCTTCTCACTCCGACGATGATCCTCCGCCCCCTTCTCTTCGCTTCCCTCTCGTCCATTCGAGATGAAGTACTCATCTCCTTACacatttgtgttttttttttttttttgattttttgagagataggtagcatgctacccatttcgttttagaaataaacttaactagaaatgtgaatcaactaggattcgaacttggatctcgaatatcaaccaccaaacccttttaCACATTATTTGTTGACTTATATCCTAGTATTTTAGATTGAGTAATGGAGATTAAGCAATGCGCAGTATGTATCCATCTGCTCCATCTAATTCTACCGTATCCGCTTTTTCTCTACCCTCCTTAGCGGACGCATCCATAAGATCTATAAGCCCTTTAAACGAGTTAAAATTGTGTACTTGTATTATCCCTTTAAATGAATTGCGTAAGAAATCACCGTGTTACAGTAAGCaaatattaattactttattgcatgttcaaatatttaaatctttctcaatatatatacacacaataCATATGGTTAGATTTTGTTTCCTTGATTTTGTAAAGGTGATGGTGGATCCTGATGCCCCAAACCCCAGCAGTCCCACACTGAGGGAGTACTTGCACTGGTGAGCTCTGAATGTAATAATGCAGGTGTTCTTCTTATTGAGATGAGACCAAGTTGTACTAATCTTTTGAATATCTACAGGATGGTGACTGATATTCCCGCAACAACAGATGCAAGCTTTGGTGAGTTATTCATCTCTGCTTCTGGTAAATATGATCGATGATGATATGCACTTTGTTGCGAGTATTAACTAATTCTGAGGGTAAGACATGCATGGCAAGAAGAGAAGTACCCACGTGCCACTTTtgtttagtttttaaaataacttctctactgtataaaaattaaaaacttcaaAAGTTACATATTTGgttaattaaaaatctaaagaCTTTGAAACCAAACCAGAGTTAAATAAGCTTTCTAATTCCAATTGTAAATTACTTAATCCAGAAAATATTTTCTCTTGTCATTAAACCAAGAAACGAAATATTTGAGTGTTGCAGATGTAGTAATGTTTTaggttattaattaataatctttTTTCCTACTACACAAGGAACAACTAAGTTTAGGATCATACTCCAGAAACTAAACACTTAAATTAATATTCCTATTGTGATATTGTAATCAGGCCAAATTTTACAAAACATAACCACAAACATGATCAGCAACCATGAGTACACTCTCCGACCATTGTATTAGCAGAATCTCGAACGAAACATAACTATAAGCAATACGATGATCACCGAAATCAAATTGGCCGCAGCTCCAAATACAGCTGTACAGTTTTGTAGCAGTAATAACCCATTGATCACAAATTGCAACAATCTCAGGCCGGGAGATTGTGCGCTACGAGAGCCCACAGCCGGCGATGGGGATCCACAGGCTCGCATTCGTGCTCTACCAGCAGCGCAGTCGCCAGATGGCTTTCGTCCCTCTGATGCGCGAAAACTTCTGCACGAGCAACTTCGCACACCAGCATAACTTGGGCTCGCCTGTCGCGGCTGCGTACTTCAACTGCCAGAGGGAGTCGGGCTCCGGCGGTAGGAGGTTTCGGCAAGCGAAGTAAGCAACGAGTAAGCGTGAGATAGACTGGAAAATATTTCGTCTACTTATAACGGCAAGCGAAGTAAGCAACGAGTAAGCGTGAGATAGAGTGGAAATATTTCGTCTACTTATAACGTACGAATTTCTATACGTATGGTGAGAAGAGGATGCGTACGTAGTAAGGTCAATATTATAAGCAAAATATGTACTGTCTTTATATATGTTTGATGAGATCCATGATCTGTTCCATTAGAGGAgcattttatatatgtttttatacaTGTATTAGTTACCGTTGGTGGCCATGACCATGTGACGAAGCGTGTAATTATTATGATGATTTATATTTGGCTAAAAACTTGGTAGAGTTTTCGAAACGttttctttaattaaaaaaatacatgcgattaaatagtaaattaaattttggataagaaaattaataccgtcaaaagtaaattttgatataatcaAAGTGGATACATTGTATCTGGTCATTCATTCATGATTAAGATTAATCTAACATttataattagattaataatatctaatctttttatcgtataaataataataataataataataagttgaaACAAAATTCTTATTGTGTTTATGAATTAACACGAGTTCGACTCTCACCCTTCTCTAACTcattccctctccctctctccctgcTCGACTCTCCTGAGAATCATGGCGTTGAGATCGCTTCGTCTCCCTCGCGATCTCTGTAAAACCCTTCGTCTCCTTCACCGCACCcctctccaaaaccctaatccctacTCTCCCTACTCTCCCTCCCCCTCGGTCGCTTCGGCTTATCCTTCGCTGCTTCAGTGGAGATCTCGCTCCGACGCAGCGCCCCAGATCCCTATTAAGGAGAGTGGCGAAGAGGGGAAAGGAGGGAGTGGATCCGATAGCTTCGCCTCCTCGCTAAATCCAGCGGAGGTCGCCAAATTCGCTGCCATAGCCGAAACCTGGTTATCTCTTTCTCCTAGTATCGATTCGTTTATTTTTGCTGATCAATTTAGGGTTTCTTTATTAAATCTTAATAATATAGCTCGATAGATTTGATTTAAGGTATGGAAGTGAAATTTGGGAGTGATATACTGTTTAGCAGAGTGTATACAGATGAATCAATGGCGAAATCTAGTAGAATCATATGCGCGCGCGCCAAAATGAAGCAATGCTTCGTCTCCTTGCTTCTTTGTTTTCATTTATAGATTACACGAACAATGTCCTGATCAGATTTCGAAGAGCAGTGATTGGTATACGTTTTTTATGAACATCTGAAAATGGAATGAGCAGGTGGGATTCCGAAGGTCCATTCAAACCATTGCACTTGCTTAATCCTAGTCGAATATCCTTCATTCGCTCTACGCTTTGTCGTCATTTCAGGTATTTCTGAGGCATTTTTGATTTTCACATATTATGTATTTGAGGATTTTAAGTTTTACTGGCTGGTTCTGTGATCGACTATATGATGTTAAATTAGATTTCTAAATACGGTAGTGAAAAGTGTGGTGTATAACTGCAATATAGACGAACATGCGCTAGGGTCAAGAATGAACGCTTTACACACACGTAGTAAGCTTTGCAAATTGGAAAAATCAAAGATCCTTGTGTAAGGTTTCTTTGATGTGCATCACTTGTATTGGGACGTGCAGATCTTCCTTAAAGTTCATTTCTCAAAGTATCTTTCAATTCGTGTTGGATGATTTTATATGCATTTATGTTTATGTTGGCTGGTACAC is part of the Ananas comosus cultivar F153 unplaced genomic scaffold, ASM154086v1, whole genome shotgun sequence genome and encodes:
- the LOC109705965 gene encoding protein HEADING DATE 3A-like encodes the protein MTTDSLALDHVLGDVLEPFRRTVSLRISYSNRTMVNGMDLRPSAVAIKPRVEIGGAGFRVSYTLVMVDPDAPNPSSPTLREYLHWMVTDIPATTDASFGREIVRYESPQPAMGIHRLAFVLYQQRSRQMAFVPLMRENFCTSNFAHQHNLGSPVAAAYFNCQRESGSGGRRFRQAK